One genomic window of Candidatus Schekmanbacteria bacterium RIFCSPLOWO2_02_FULL_38_14 includes the following:
- a CDS encoding ATP synthase F1 subunit epsilon: MGKAILLEIVTPDRLLVSEKAEDITAPGFGGEFGVLPGHTSFLATLNPGEISYKSVSGNRKYLSISWGYAEVRPEKVIILANTAERSEEIDLARAQNAFKRAEERLKTRTADINVERAEIALARALARIQVVARKE; this comes from the coding sequence TTGGGAAAAGCAATATTGCTTGAAATAGTCACCCCAGATCGTCTGTTAGTAAGCGAAAAAGCTGAGGATATAACTGCGCCCGGTTTTGGTGGCGAATTCGGAGTATTACCAGGGCACACATCTTTTTTAGCAACCCTTAATCCCGGAGAAATTTCATATAAATCTGTATCCGGTAACAGGAAGTACCTTTCTATAAGCTGGGGATATGCAGAAGTAAGACCAGAAAAAGTAATTATATTGGCTAATACAGCTGAACGGTCTGAAGAGATAGACTTGGCAAGGGCTCAAAATGCCTTTAAGCGAGCCGAAGAGCGATTAAAAACCAGAACTGCTGATATAAATGTTGAAAGGGCAGAGATAGCTTTGGCAAGGGCTTTAGCAAGGATTCAGGTTGTTGCTAGGAAAGAATAA